From the Xiphophorus hellerii strain 12219 chromosome 20, Xiphophorus_hellerii-4.1, whole genome shotgun sequence genome, the window ATGAGGATGCTGGCGAACTGAAGGTCCAGCCCCAAATCTGGAACCTATAAACCTCAGACATCCCTGCAACATTAGGGACTGTTCTCCTCATTGGCTGAGAGCGCCACTTACCCCCTTTTCTCCATCACCCGCCCAACTAATGTATACTTCCTGCTTTCCTGGCTGTTCCAGGCCAGGCCACACCCTCCAAAAGTCTGCAAAGCCAATGAGGAGCGACCGCAGGCCCGAGGGTTAGCGTTTGGCTATAAAAAAGGCGGAGGTGGACCTGCCTGTCAGAGGACTTGTTGTTGCTCTGTCTGGTCGGCAAAAGGAGGGAATGTAAAAGTGTGACATTTAACAAGGTAAAGCAGGACGCAGGACAGCCGGGGGGGGGGGACCCAGTCTGATGGAACTTCAGCAACTGTGATTTTGTTGGACGAAGGAGAACAGCGTGACCTGTTGAGAGTGTCAGCAGACCGTGAAAACGAGCCATACCTAAACCGCTCGGCGAAGCGGAGGTTGGACACTGCAATGAGAGAAGAGGTGTCCTGCACCAACTCCCCTGAAGGAGGGCTGGGGGCCAGTGAAGAGGAGCTGGAGAGGGCATCGAAGAAGACCCTCCAACAGGCAAACCGAAAGCGCTCCCCCTACCCAAAGAAGGACAGCCTCAGTCAGACGGAGGAGAGCAGCACCGGCAGCACCAACAGCCTCCTGCCGTCCGGGCCGAAGAGGCTCAAGAAGAGCCCCTCAACCATCGTGTCGTTGGCGCCCACGTCTCTGGGGCCGAGGCCAGAGCCGCCCTTTGAGGAGCTCCACTCTCAGAGGGTAATCGCCAACGTGCGAGAGCGCCAACGCACCCAATCCCTGAACGATGCCTTTGCCTCCCTACGCAAGATCATCCCGACGCTACCCTCAGACAAGCTGAGCAAGATCCAGATCCTGAAGCTGGCCTCACGCTACATCGACTTCCTGTACCAGGTGCTGCAGAGCGACGAGATGGACGCCAAGCTGGCCAGCTGCAACTACCTGGCCCACGAGAGACTCAGCTACGCCTTCTCCGTTTGGAGGATGGAGGGGGCCTGGGCCATGTCCACCAGCCACTAGGACCCCTCTAAACTCATCTCATACACCCTCTCGTGTCCACACCTCCACCTCCCTCCCTTCCCAACCCCTCTGTCtgtgtttgacctctgaccctcctTTTTCTGCATGGTCTGATCTTAACCTTTTTACCTAAAACctttgcatacattttttttttctgtgctgcataatgtttcatttatcaGCTAAATATATGTTGCTGCAACCACCATCCctccctccacctccacctcacCTCTGCTGCTCCCTCTTCTCTTCCTCGTCTGTCCCTGAGTTTAGTCCAGAGCAGCGAGTCACAACACTGCGGCTTCTCAGGTAAGAACAGTACTCACAGACAGACAAGCAGTTACAGACAGGGTTAGGATTTTAAAACATATGCATACGCAATTGTGCAAGCAGAGTTTACCGAGTACAATCTTCCTTACACTCGCCAAAAAGTCTAATAAttgttgcagcttttttttaGAGCCTTTCAGCCTGCTAAAGAATTAATAACcgaataaaatacaattaagcaaaaataaatgaatacagtGTTGACAcgaaaatgtctttcagttaaGAGAAGACTAATTTAGCGTGCGTCCATGCACACTAAATGTGCTACGAAAGACACTgcatttgaaaaacaaagaaaatgtgattgGTCTGCCTGACTTAAGTTTTCAAACGTTTTCATTTCAGTGCATGTCCAACCCAAAGAACATacttctaaaagaaaaaaaaaactaatagcattacagaaaagttatttctCTGAACATGCAACACAATGACATTTTAAGTTCAAACTAAATCCGagcaattaaaaatgttttgcaaagttttgtctccaaaatattttctaagtgaaattaatatataaaatacttCATTAGGACTTTATTTAGGTTTGTAATGGCCTTGTTGAGATAATATTGCAactctataaaaaaaaagagaattttcaaaaatttgcaaatggaaaaaatgaagcTGTTGTCACCAATATGTTCTCAATTAAAATTGATCAGgttaatgaaaaaatgtttgatagattaaattaaacattttgaaaattttgtcaaattttaaaaattttaaaagaaacatttcacacCAACTAGAATAAGTATGTATCaggaaaaatgcaaatgaaaacgTAAATCAAAAAATCCCATTAGATATTATTTTCATGCCGCGTGCAGTGACTTGcaatttaatatataaaaaataagtatATCGGTATGTTTCCATTGCTGCAGAATAATTCCTcttacaaactaaaaaaattgatttttaactg encodes:
- the LOC116710510 gene encoding twist-related protein 2-like, whose amino-acid sequence is MREEVSCTNSPEGGLGASEEELERASKKTLQQANRKRSPYPKKDSLSQTEESSTGSTNSLLPSGPKRLKKSPSTIVSLAPTSLGPRPEPPFEELHSQRVIANVRERQRTQSLNDAFASLRKIIPTLPSDKLSKIQILKLASRYIDFLYQVLQSDEMDAKLASCNYLAHERLSYAFSVWRMEGAWAMSTSH